Proteins from a genomic interval of Methanofollis formosanus:
- a CDS encoding tRNA uridine(34) 5-carboxymethylaminomethyl modification radical SAM/GNAT enzyme Elp3, which produces MDDVDLCREIISRISSQPCGPSDLQRVKIAVCRKYGVSSIPKNSAILAAATPDEEEVLREVLLVKPTRTISGVAPIAAMTSPSPCPHGKCLPCPGGPDHPFGSPQSYTGQEPAALRGTQHEFDPYAQVQARLSQLEALGHHVDKAELIVMGGTMTARPREYQEWFVHSCVHAMNEYRSDEHRPFDPATVLEENESAPVRCIATTFETRPDWCRREHVEGMLDLGVTKVELGVQHTDDAVLALNRRGCTVADAVEANRLLRDAGIKVGFHMMPNLPGSDLEMDREMFRTLFADERFRPDFLKIYPTLVTPGSEIEALWEEGEYAPYPEDDLVNLVAYAKSLLPEYVRLQRVQRDIPARLIVAGSRHSNFRQLAQQRLHEQGGACRCIRCREAGRRRSAGTPAMRDLKYACCGGTEHFIQSEAGDALIGFARLRYPGETIRPELDGAALLRELHVYGMMVPIGTDGGKGEFQHRSFGRELLTRAEETARADGFGRIAVNSGVGVRPYYRGQGYEREGPYMVKRLQ; this is translated from the coding sequence ATGGATGACGTCGACCTCTGCCGGGAGATTATCTCCCGCATCTCTTCTCAGCCCTGCGGACCCTCCGATCTCCAGCGGGTCAAGATCGCGGTCTGCCGAAAATACGGCGTGAGTTCCATCCCCAAGAACTCCGCCATCCTCGCTGCAGCCACCCCCGACGAAGAGGAGGTGCTGCGCGAGGTCCTTCTGGTCAAACCGACCCGGACGATCTCGGGCGTCGCCCCGATCGCGGCGATGACCTCTCCGTCCCCCTGCCCGCACGGCAAGTGTCTCCCCTGCCCGGGTGGCCCCGACCATCCTTTCGGTTCGCCACAGAGTTACACTGGCCAGGAACCGGCGGCCCTCCGCGGCACCCAGCACGAGTTCGACCCCTATGCCCAGGTGCAGGCCAGACTCTCGCAGCTCGAGGCCCTGGGCCACCATGTGGACAAGGCCGAACTGATCGTGATGGGCGGGACGATGACCGCCCGGCCACGGGAGTATCAGGAGTGGTTCGTCCACTCGTGCGTCCACGCGATGAACGAGTACCGCTCAGACGAACACCGTCCCTTCGACCCGGCGACGGTCCTGGAGGAGAACGAGTCGGCGCCGGTGCGGTGCATCGCCACGACCTTCGAGACCCGCCCGGACTGGTGCCGGCGCGAGCACGTCGAGGGGATGCTCGACCTCGGGGTGACCAAGGTCGAACTCGGGGTCCAGCACACCGACGACGCCGTCCTCGCCCTCAACCGGCGCGGGTGCACAGTGGCCGACGCGGTCGAGGCGAACCGATTGCTGCGGGACGCCGGGATCAAGGTCGGGTTTCACATGATGCCAAACCTCCCGGGAAGCGATCTTGAAATGGACCGTGAGATGTTTCGGACGCTCTTTGCAGACGAACGGTTCAGGCCCGACTTTCTCAAGATCTATCCCACCCTGGTGACCCCGGGCTCGGAGATCGAGGCCCTCTGGGAAGAGGGAGAGTACGCACCGTACCCGGAAGACGACCTGGTAAACCTGGTCGCCTACGCAAAGTCGCTCCTGCCCGAATATGTCCGTCTCCAGCGGGTGCAGCGCGACATCCCGGCGCGGCTGATCGTCGCGGGTTCGCGCCACTCCAACTTCAGGCAACTCGCCCAGCAAAGGTTGCACGAGCAGGGCGGGGCATGCCGGTGCATCAGGTGCCGCGAGGCCGGACGGCGCCGGTCCGCCGGCACCCCGGCGATGCGCGACCTGAAGTACGCGTGCTGCGGTGGGACCGAACATTTCATCCAGTCCGAGGCTGGCGACGCCCTCATCGGGTTTGCGCGCCTCCGGTATCCAGGGGAGACGATCAGGCCCGAACTCGACGGGGCGGCCCTCCTGCGCGAACTCCATGTCTACGGGATGATGGTCCCCATCGGGACAGATGGGGGCAAAGGAGAGTTCCAACACCGCAGTTTCGGCAGGGAATTGCTGACCAGGGCCGAGGAGACCGCACGCGCCGACGGCTTCGGGCGGATCGCCGTCAACAGCGGTGTCGGCGTCAGGCCCTATTACCGGGGTCAGGGCTATGAACGCGAAGGGCCATACATGGTAAAGAGACTGCAATGA
- a CDS encoding endonuclease Q family protein, whose amino-acid sequence MAVYADLHIHSPFSMATSPSMTPAALCDAAALKGVGVLGSGDALHPEWRAAWERYEDGTGTVVLPTTEVEGKGRVHHLIVMEDFSCFEELAAVFAPHSRDLLTGGRPHVRLGGETIAAAVHDLGGLVGPAHAFTPWTSLYASHDSVASCYGEEPIDFLELGLSADTSYGAGIPELDGVPFLSNSDAHSAHPVKLGREFNRLDLGTVTPKAAFDAVKRGKVTLNAGFFPEEGKYNRTACTRCYRQYTLEEAEAHAWTCPIDGGKIKKGVQNRAHELGGGGDRSGRPPYYHIIPLGEIIRVVLGVSSPTTRKVEARYARLTDAFETEIAVLAEVPPEEIAEVDLEVGDAIAAFRDGRVNLVPGGGGKYGTFSFL is encoded by the coding sequence ATGGCCGTCTACGCCGACCTCCACATCCATTCTCCTTTTTCGATGGCCACCTCCCCCTCGATGACGCCGGCGGCCCTCTGCGATGCCGCGGCCCTCAAGGGGGTCGGAGTGCTGGGAAGCGGGGACGCCCTCCACCCAGAGTGGCGGGCGGCCTGGGAAAGATATGAGGACGGGACCGGGACGGTCGTCCTCCCGACCACCGAGGTGGAAGGGAAAGGACGCGTCCACCACCTCATCGTCATGGAGGACTTCTCCTGCTTCGAGGAACTCGCCGCCGTCTTCGCTCCTCATTCCCGCGACCTCCTGACCGGGGGGCGGCCGCATGTGCGCCTCGGCGGGGAGACGATCGCCGCGGCGGTCCACGACCTCGGCGGCCTGGTCGGTCCGGCCCACGCCTTCACCCCCTGGACCTCGCTCTATGCCTCCCACGACTCGGTCGCCTCTTGTTATGGCGAGGAACCGATCGATTTTCTTGAACTCGGTCTTTCGGCCGACACCTCGTACGGCGCCGGGATCCCAGAACTCGACGGCGTCCCCTTCCTCTCCAACTCGGACGCCCACTCGGCACACCCGGTCAAACTGGGCCGCGAGTTCAACCGCCTCGACCTCGGCACGGTCACGCCGAAGGCCGCCTTCGACGCGGTGAAACGCGGGAAGGTCACGCTCAACGCCGGGTTCTTCCCAGAGGAGGGGAAGTACAACCGCACCGCCTGCACCCGGTGCTACCGGCAATACACCCTCGAGGAGGCAGAGGCCCATGCCTGGACCTGCCCGATCGACGGCGGGAAGATCAAGAAGGGCGTGCAGAACCGCGCCCACGAACTCGGCGGCGGCGGCGACCGCTCGGGCCGCCCCCCATACTATCACATCATCCCGCTCGGCGAGATCATCAGGGTGGTCCTCGGCGTCTCCTCCCCAACGACCAGAAAGGTGGAGGCACGGTATGCTCGCCTGACCGACGCCTTCGAGACCGAGATCGCCGTCCTCGCCGAGGTGCCCCCCGAAGAGATCGCCGAGGTCGACCTTGAGGTGGGGGACGCCATCGCCGCCTTCAGGGACGGACGGGTGAACCTGGTCCCGGGCGGCGGCGGGAAATACGGCACGTTTTCTTTTCTGTAG
- a CDS encoding 50S ribosomal protein L44e: MKMPAKFRAYCPHCRSHEVHEVEKVKKGRTSGLHWIDRQKARRGKVGNMGKFSKVPGGDKPTKKVNVRYRCTKCGKAHLRAGWRAGKFEIVE, from the coding sequence ATGAAGATGCCAGCAAAATTTAGGGCTTACTGTCCGCACTGCAGATCGCATGAGGTACACGAGGTTGAGAAGGTGAAGAAGGGCCGCACCAGCGGTCTGCACTGGATCGACCGGCAGAAAGCCCGGAGAGGCAAAGTGGGCAACATGGGCAAGTTCTCAAAGGTGCCGGGCGGCGACAAGCCGACCAAGAAGGTCAACGTCAGGTACCGTTGCACCAAGTGCGGGAAGGCACACCTCCGTGCGGGCTGGAGAGCAGGCAAGTTCGAGATTGTGGAGTGA
- a CDS encoding DNA primase small subunit domain-containing protein — protein sequence MKPATLEFLSQRFNSYYRENYLAMPPGLKQREWGFVFFGQEQGIRMRRHLGFGSREECTDYIRSMAPAHAYYSTAYYTDPGAGTMGEKGWAGADLIFDIDADHLVKGVPYDAMLARVKEEAEKLLGMLTDELGFSRKSLTLVFSGGRGYHVHVRDPRVHSWESQERREVVDYLCATGLVPTSLFGGEGSEGWQARFASALREYADQLLAGGEEAARKHLLGMEGVGETYAGRFIASLQSAEFAAGRIPKNLLSSPVLRTLLSEDGGELLPLVKDRAALVDEPVTTDIKRLIRMPTSLHGGSGLRVVEVPIKELPDFDPLVDAVVFSEREVKVNAAFGLSMPVLGNTYTLKKGTNLVPEALAVFLCCRGIAEIGGGRR from the coding sequence ATGAAACCCGCAACCCTTGAATTCCTCAGCCAGCGCTTCAATTCGTATTATCGCGAGAATTATCTCGCCATGCCCCCGGGGCTCAAGCAGCGGGAGTGGGGTTTTGTCTTCTTCGGCCAGGAGCAGGGGATACGGATGCGCCGTCACCTGGGGTTCGGGTCGCGCGAGGAGTGCACCGACTACATCAGGTCGATGGCGCCGGCGCACGCCTATTATTCGACGGCCTATTACACCGACCCGGGCGCGGGGACGATGGGCGAGAAGGGGTGGGCGGGTGCCGACCTCATCTTCGACATCGACGCCGATCACCTGGTGAAGGGGGTGCCCTACGATGCGATGCTCGCGCGGGTCAAGGAGGAGGCCGAAAAACTCCTGGGCATGCTCACCGACGAACTCGGTTTCTCCAGAAAATCGCTCACCCTCGTCTTCTCGGGCGGGCGGGGCTATCACGTCCATGTCAGGGATCCGAGAGTCCATAGCTGGGAGAGCCAGGAGCGCCGGGAAGTCGTCGACTATCTCTGCGCAACCGGCCTTGTCCCCACGTCCCTCTTTGGCGGAGAAGGAAGCGAGGGCTGGCAGGCAAGGTTCGCCTCGGCCCTCCGGGAGTATGCCGACCAGCTCCTTGCAGGCGGCGAGGAGGCCGCCCGCAAGCACCTGCTCGGGATGGAAGGAGTGGGGGAGACCTATGCCGGGAGGTTCATCGCCTCGCTCCAGTCCGCGGAGTTCGCCGCGGGCAGGATCCCAAAGAACCTCCTCTCCTCACCGGTGCTGCGCACCCTCCTCTCTGAGGACGGTGGAGAACTTCTCCCCCTCGTCAAGGACCGGGCCGCCCTCGTCGACGAACCGGTGACGACCGACATCAAACGGTTGATCAGGATGCCCACCTCACTCCACGGCGGGAGCGGTCTGCGGGTTGTCGAAGTGCCGATCAAGGAACTCCCCGACTTCGACCCGCTCGTCGACGCCGTCGTCTTCTCAGAGCGGGAGGTGAAGGTGAACGCCGCCTTCGGCCTCTCCATGCCGGTCCTGGGCAATACCTACACCCTGAAGAAGGGGACCAACCTCGTCCCCGAGGCCCTGGCCGTCTTTCTCTGCTGTCGCGGGATCGCCGAGATCGGGGGTGGACGACGATGA
- a CDS encoding 30S ribosomal protein S27e, with protein sequence MVRQHRENRSKFYRVKCPDCENEQVIFEKAATVVDCAVCGHVLAEPTGGKATIKAEITAELQ encoded by the coding sequence ATGGTACGTCAGCACAGAGAGAACAGAAGCAAGTTCTACAGGGTCAAGTGCCCTGACTGCGAGAACGAACAGGTGATCTTCGAGAAGGCCGCCACCGTCGTCGACTGTGCGGTCTGCGGGCATGTGCTCGCCGAACCCACCGGTGGCAAGGCAACGATCAAAGCTGAGATCACAGCAGAACTCCAGTGA
- a CDS encoding proteasome assembly chaperone family protein, with translation MDDIDIAYLTEDKVQADILIEGLPGIGQVGKLVVEHMIQELGAEKVVDIISIYLPPQVLIDPGGVVRLPANEIFLWKGDEIAIAFLIGDFQSTSNEGHYLLADAYLDIAEELGVKRVYTLGGFGVGHLVEEPRVLGAVTDEKLIEEVTGAGGAMTGDEPGGIVGAAGLLLGLAAERGMDGICLMGETPGYLVDPKSAGRVLAVLTRLLGIEIDPTRLSEHAAEMEKILARYEEMERGKEEESLNYIG, from the coding sequence ATGGACGACATAGATATCGCATATCTCACCGAAGACAAGGTCCAGGCAGACATCCTCATCGAGGGACTGCCCGGGATCGGTCAGGTCGGCAAACTCGTCGTCGAGCACATGATCCAGGAACTCGGCGCGGAGAAGGTCGTGGATATCATCTCCATCTATCTCCCGCCGCAGGTGCTCATCGACCCGGGCGGCGTCGTCCGCCTGCCGGCCAACGAGATCTTTCTCTGGAAGGGTGACGAGATCGCGATCGCATTTCTCATCGGCGACTTCCAGAGCACCTCCAACGAGGGACACTATCTCCTCGCCGACGCCTATCTCGATATCGCCGAAGAACTCGGCGTGAAGCGAGTCTACACCCTGGGCGGCTTCGGGGTCGGGCACCTCGTCGAGGAACCGAGAGTGCTCGGCGCGGTGACCGACGAGAAACTCATCGAAGAGGTGACCGGGGCCGGCGGCGCGATGACCGGCGACGAACCCGGCGGGATCGTCGGGGCCGCGGGGCTCCTCCTCGGCCTTGCCGCCGAGCGCGGGATGGACGGGATCTGCCTGATGGGCGAGACGCCCGGGTATCTCGTCGACCCAAAGAGTGCCGGCAGGGTGCTCGCCGTCCTCACCAGACTCCTCGGGATCGAGATCGATCCCACGCGGCTCTCCGAGCACGCCGCGGAGATGGAGAAGATCCTCGCCCGGTACGAGGAGATGGAGCGGGGCAAAGAGGAAGAGTCCCTCAACTACATCGGGTGA
- a CDS encoding translation initiation factor IF-2 subunit alpha produces the protein MHDKDEWPEESELVVCTVEDVKDFVAFVRLDEYASKKGLIHISEIATGWVKYIRDFVREGQKVVCKVLSVDPKRGHIDLSLKDVNDHQRREKIQEWKNEQKAEKWIGFVAKDTGADPQMIRDAFYSNFGLLYSAFEEIVTKGDAALKKLDFEKGVNEALKAVAQENVKIPKVTITGTLVLTSTKPDGVNIIRRALRSAQPKVEEDVEIELVYLGAPNYRIKVTAPDYKRAEKAIEKASSAAIGVMERAGDAGKFVRKAKSA, from the coding sequence ATGCACGATAAAGACGAATGGCCGGAAGAGAGCGAACTCGTTGTATGTACTGTTGAAGACGTCAAGGACTTCGTGGCCTTTGTGCGTCTCGACGAATACGCGAGCAAGAAAGGGCTCATCCACATATCCGAGATCGCAACCGGCTGGGTCAAGTACATCAGAGACTTCGTCAGAGAGGGGCAGAAGGTCGTCTGCAAGGTCCTCAGTGTCGACCCCAAGCGCGGCCACATCGATCTCTCCCTCAAGGATGTCAACGACCACCAGCGGCGCGAGAAGATCCAGGAATGGAAGAACGAGCAGAAGGCCGAGAAGTGGATCGGTTTTGTCGCAAAAGACACGGGCGCCGATCCTCAGATGATCAGAGATGCCTTCTACTCCAACTTCGGGCTGCTCTATTCGGCATTCGAGGAGATCGTGACAAAAGGCGACGCCGCGCTGAAGAAGCTTGACTTTGAGAAAGGAGTCAACGAGGCGCTCAAGGCAGTCGCGCAAGAGAACGTAAAGATCCCGAAGGTGACGATCACCGGCACCCTCGTCCTGACCTCGACAAAGCCGGACGGCGTGAACATCATTCGCAGGGCCCTCCGGAGTGCACAGCCGAAGGTCGAGGAAGATGTCGAGATCGAACTCGTCTACCTCGGGGCGCCAAACTACCGGATCAAGGTCACCGCTCCCGACTACAAGAGAGCCGAGAAAGCCATTGAAAAGGCGTCATCTGCGGCAATCGGAGTCATGGAACGGGCCGGCGACGCCGGAAAGTTTGTACGAAAGGCAAAGAGCGCATGA
- a CDS encoding energy-coupling factor ABC transporter substrate-binding protein, translating to MKYAMELTVLALILLFAGSFVIVLNTGEHEWGGTDGQAGDIINEMTGTEYEPWADPIYEPASGEIESLFFCLQAAIGALVIGFFFGYYYRGRRINT from the coding sequence ATGAAGTACGCCATGGAGCTTACCGTCCTTGCGCTCATCCTCCTCTTCGCCGGATCATTCGTCATCGTCCTGAACACCGGCGAGCACGAGTGGGGCGGGACCGACGGCCAGGCCGGCGACATCATCAACGAGATGACCGGCACCGAGTACGAACCCTGGGCCGACCCCATCTACGAACCTGCAAGCGGCGAGATCGAGTCGCTCTTCTTCTGTCTCCAGGCCGCGATCGGGGCGCTGGTGATCGGGTTCTTCTTCGGGTATTATTACCGCGGACGGCGGATCAATACCTGA
- the cbiQ gene encoding cobalt ECF transporter T component CbiQ has translation MENILDDYAHQNALRDVDTRLKLVLGGGAIIVGILSTGPVAPLFIAVSMAAITVFLARIPGRFYATLLTIPLSFAVLSAGVILFLQGGGETLFALPVGGITLTATTGSADQAALVLARTFGGMCSLFFIALTTPMVEIFAVMRALRLPAEFVDLAMLIYHFIFMLIGEAVATHNAQEIRHGYAGFRNSLRSFPMLAGALFVRAWEKGEDLILAMDARCYDGKFALDERGDGPSPLSTAGVAVYLAAAGAIALLTGGVQPF, from the coding sequence ATGGAGAATATCCTGGACGATTACGCCCACCAGAACGCCCTGCGGGACGTCGACACCCGGCTCAAACTCGTCCTCGGCGGCGGGGCGATCATCGTCGGCATCCTCTCGACAGGGCCGGTCGCCCCGCTCTTCATCGCCGTCTCCATGGCGGCGATCACCGTCTTCCTCGCCCGGATACCGGGGAGGTTCTACGCGACCCTCCTCACCATCCCCCTCTCCTTCGCCGTCCTCTCCGCAGGCGTGATCCTCTTTCTCCAGGGCGGGGGAGAGACGCTCTTCGCCCTGCCCGTCGGTGGGATCACCCTCACCGCCACCACCGGCAGCGCCGACCAGGCCGCCCTGGTCCTGGCCCGGACCTTCGGGGGGATGTGCTCCCTCTTCTTCATCGCGCTCACCACCCCGATGGTCGAGATCTTCGCGGTGATGCGGGCGCTCAGGCTCCCTGCCGAGTTCGTCGACCTTGCCATGCTCATCTACCACTTCATCTTCATGCTCATCGGCGAGGCAGTGGCTACCCACAACGCCCAGGAGATCCGCCACGGCTACGCCGGGTTCAGGAACTCGCTCCGTTCTTTCCCGATGCTCGCCGGAGCGCTCTTCGTGCGGGCCTGGGAGAAAGGGGAAGATTTGATCCTTGCCATGGACGCCCGGTGTTATGACGGGAAGTTCGCCCTCGATGAGCGAGGTGACGGCCCTTCGCCCCTGAGCACCGCCGGCGTCGCCGTGTACCTCGCCGCTGCCGGTGCGATCGCCCTCCTGACCGGAGGCGTACAGCCATTCTGA
- a CDS encoding RNA-protein complex protein Nop10, with protein sequence MSGRIRYCERDRRYTLFFRCPVCGGPTRTAHPARYSPQDRYGAYRRQAKRWTT encoded by the coding sequence ATGAGCGGGCGGATCCGATACTGCGAGCGGGACCGCCGCTACACCCTGTTTTTCCGCTGTCCGGTCTGTGGGGGGCCGACAAGGACGGCACATCCGGCCAGGTACTCGCCCCAGGACCGATACGGCGCCTACAGGAGGCAGGCGAAGCGATGGACGACATAG
- a CDS encoding 4Fe-4S binding protein: MLNIRREICGYCGACVSVCPEGALELIDAYLTVDSETCINCGICTKACPLGALEVINEV; the protein is encoded by the coding sequence ATGCTCAATATTCGCCGGGAGATATGTGGGTACTGTGGTGCCTGCGTCTCTGTATGCCCTGAAGGAGCCCTCGAACTGATCGACGCATACCTCACCGTCGACAGCGAGACCTGCATCAACTGCGGCATCTGCACGAAGGCGTGCCCGCTCGGGGCCCTGGAGGTCATCAATGAAGTCTGA
- a CDS encoding UPF0058 family protein yields the protein MLHLHMLLMHIKKYYETTTGEEVYTPDYDVLGVSPAHIHKNNISHKKAILALGEDLVHQLRSATPHAQQVEGIHKATHNEGVAQEH from the coding sequence TTGCTCCACTTACACATGCTCTTGATGCATATCAAGAAGTACTATGAAACTACTACCGGAGAGGAGGTCTACACCCCCGACTACGATGTCCTCGGCGTCTCCCCCGCCCACATCCACAAGAACAATATCTCCCACAAGAAGGCGATCCTCGCCCTCGGCGAGGACCTGGTCCACCAGCTGCGTAGCGCCACTCCCCACGCCCAGCAGGTGGAAGGGATCCACAAGGCAACCCATAATGAAGGCGTAGCACAAGAACATTAA
- a CDS encoding energy-coupling factor ABC transporter ATP-binding protein — MREAIEFQDVHFAYPNRPESLRGIDVAVREGSKVALVGPNGAGKTTLLLMCNGMLRPTRGAVRVGGVPVHYDARSLREVRRKVGLVFQNSDAQLFAPTVWQDVAFGPLNLGMEKDEIKEAVDRALHQVGMNGYERRPPHHLSGGEKKRVAIAGVLAMEPEVLVFDEPTSALDPATAEEVMDLLDELNHEGRTVLLSTHDVELAYRWADEVVLMESGTVLRHGSPETIFSDTALLHQARLKPPAVMDLYRELSDRGLFNGEKPPRSALAFTDLVESLAGGRRYQDRCGTISIWDAAGTDSTALDTLLASGTVARVGAMGTRAKQRASEEGIIPDFTYGVIDKCLLRAVAGEDSLILTAGGMVAHTRERIAAYAIESGREIGVRTVGRDPQEQAGGETEGREKRSNNEIVPDHRHSGHEDNINGMAG, encoded by the coding sequence ATGAGAGAAGCAATCGAATTCCAGGACGTACACTTCGCCTACCCCAACCGCCCCGAATCCCTCCGCGGCATCGACGTCGCCGTCAGAGAAGGGAGCAAAGTCGCCCTCGTCGGCCCGAACGGCGCCGGCAAGACAACCCTCCTTCTGATGTGCAACGGGATGCTCAGGCCGACGAGAGGCGCGGTGCGGGTCGGCGGGGTACCGGTGCATTACGACGCCCGATCCCTCCGGGAGGTGCGGCGGAAGGTCGGACTCGTCTTCCAGAACTCAGACGCCCAGCTCTTCGCCCCCACCGTCTGGCAGGACGTGGCCTTCGGCCCCCTCAACCTCGGGATGGAAAAGGACGAGATCAAGGAGGCGGTCGACCGGGCCCTTCACCAGGTCGGGATGAACGGCTACGAGAGACGCCCGCCCCACCACCTCTCAGGAGGGGAGAAGAAGCGGGTCGCCATCGCGGGGGTGCTCGCGATGGAGCCTGAGGTGCTGGTCTTCGACGAACCGACCAGCGCCCTCGACCCGGCCACCGCCGAGGAGGTGATGGACCTCCTGGACGAACTGAACCACGAAGGCCGGACCGTCCTCCTCTCCACCCACGACGTCGAACTCGCCTACCGCTGGGCCGATGAAGTGGTGCTGATGGAGAGCGGCACAGTGCTGAGGCACGGGAGCCCGGAGACGATCTTCTCCGACACCGCCCTCCTCCACCAGGCCAGACTCAAACCGCCTGCGGTGATGGATCTGTACCGGGAGCTCTCCGACCGAGGTCTCTTCAACGGTGAGAAACCGCCCCGCAGCGCCCTTGCGTTCACCGACCTGGTCGAGAGTCTGGCCGGCGGCCGGCGATATCAGGATAGGTGCGGCACCATCTCTATCTGGGACGCCGCCGGGACCGATAGCACCGCACTCGACACCCTCCTCGCTTCCGGCACCGTCGCCCGGGTGGGGGCGATGGGCACCAGGGCGAAACAACGGGCCTCCGAGGAGGGGATCATCCCCGACTTCACCTACGGCGTCATCGACAAGTGCCTCCTGCGGGCGGTCGCCGGTGAGGACTCGCTCATCCTCACCGCGGGTGGGATGGTCGCCCATACCCGCGAGCGGATCGCCGCCTATGCCATAGAAAGCGGGCGGGAGATCGGGGTCAGGACCGTCGGAAGAGATCCTCAGGAGCAGGCCGGAGGCGAGACGGAAGGCCGGGAGAAACGCAGCAATAATGAGATCGTCCCTGACCACCGGCACTCCGGGCATGAAGATAATATTAATGGAATGGCGGGATAA
- a CDS encoding energy-coupling factor ABC transporter permease, whose protein sequence is MHIMEGFLPPAWCLFWFLVSAPFVVYGMYQLRILMREKREALPLLAVAGAFIFVLSSLKLPSVSGSCSHPTGTGLGAVLFGPFITSILGLIVLLYQAVFLAHGGLTTLGANLFSMGIAGPLLAYAVYRGGQKVGLNTYLTVFLAAALADLFTYVVTAAQLALAFPAEAGGFVTSFLAFAGVYAVTQVPLAIIEGAVIALTFKYIIDVRSEILVRLGVLSDAVAARLQGARA, encoded by the coding sequence GTGCATATCATGGAAGGATTCCTCCCACCGGCCTGGTGCCTCTTCTGGTTCCTGGTCTCCGCCCCGTTCGTCGTCTACGGGATGTACCAACTGAGAATACTGATGAGAGAGAAGAGAGAGGCACTCCCGCTCCTCGCCGTCGCAGGCGCCTTCATCTTCGTTCTCTCCTCGCTCAAACTCCCCTCGGTGAGCGGGAGCTGCTCCCACCCCACCGGCACCGGGCTCGGGGCGGTCCTCTTCGGCCCCTTCATCACCTCGATCCTCGGGCTGATCGTCCTCCTGTACCAGGCGGTCTTCCTGGCCCACGGCGGCCTCACCACCCTGGGCGCGAACCTCTTCTCCATGGGGATCGCCGGCCCGCTCCTTGCCTATGCGGTCTACCGGGGGGGCCAGAAGGTCGGACTCAACACCTACCTCACCGTCTTCCTCGCCGCCGCCCTCGCCGACCTCTTCACCTATGTGGTGACCGCGGCCCAGCTCGCCCTCGCCTTCCCGGCAGAGGCCGGCGGGTTCGTCACCTCCTTCCTCGCCTTCGCCGGCGTCTACGCCGTCACCCAGGTGCCCCTCGCGATCATCGAGGGCGCGGTCATCGCCCTGACCTTCAAGTACATCATCGACGTCCGCTCCGAGATCCTGGTCAGGCTCGGGGTGCTCTCCGACGCCGTGGCCGCACGCCTGCAGGGGGCGAGGGCATGA